The genomic window GGCGGCCGGCTCGTCCGCGCCGGCGACGTGATCCTCGCCGACGACGACGGCGTCGTGGTCGTCCCCCGCGAGCGGGCGCGCCGGACGGCCGAGGCCTCCGAGGCCCGCGAACAGAAGGAGGCCGCCTCCCGCGCCGCCTTCCTCGACGGCCAACTCGGCCTGGACCGCTACGGGTTGCGCGAGACCCTCGTACGCCTCGGGGTGACCTACCGGTCCTACGAGGAGTACGAGGGCGAGGAGGCCGGGCCGTGAAGCCGCACGAGGTGTGCGTCGGCACCTCCGCCTCGGCCGTCCGGTTCGCCATGGAGCGGGTCCGGGTCGTGACGCCCTGCAAGGTGTACGTCGGCGAGGGGGCCCAGCCGTGAGCGGGTGGCCCGAGGGGGTCCGCTGCATGCTGTTGCGCGGCGGCACCTCCAAGGGCGCCTACTTCCTCGCCGAGGACCTGCCCGCCGACCCGGCGGCCCGGGACGACCTGCTGCTGCGCGTCATGGGCAGCCCCGACCCGCGCCAGATCGACGGCCTGGGCGGGGCCCACCCCCTGACCAGCAAGGTCGCCGTGGTGTCGGCCTCGGCCGACCCCGAGGCCGACATCGACTATCTGTTCCTCCAAGTGGGCGTCGAAAAGCCCGAGGTGAGCCACCGTCAGAACTGCGGCAACCTGCTCGCCGGGGTCGGCCCGTTCGCCGTCGAGCGCGGACTGGTGACCGCCGGCGAGCCGGAGACCTCCGTACGCATCCGCATGCTCAACTCCGGTGACCTCGCCGTCGCCGGCTTCCCCACCCCCGGCGGCCGGATCGCGGTCACCGGGGACGCCGAGATCTCCGGGGTGCCGGGGACGGCCGCGCCCGTGGTGATCGAGTTCCCGAGGCGCGGCAGCCCGCTGCTGCCCACCGGCAACGCCCGTGATGTCGTCGCCGGCATGGAGGTCACCTGCGTGGACAACGGCATGCCGACCGTCCTGATCCCCGCCACCGCCCTCGAGGTCACCGGCTACGAGGCACCCAAGGATCTGGAGGAGGACCCGGCCCTCGCCGGCCGGCTGCGGGAGATCAGGCTGGCGGCGGGCCGGTTGATGGGCCTCGGCGATGTCGAGCACACCACCGTGCCCAAGCTCAGCCTGCTCGCGCCGCCCCGGAACGGCGGCGCGGTCACCACCCGCACCTTCATACCGGTGCGCTGCCACACCTCCATCGGCGTGCTGGGCGCCGCGAGCGTGGCGGCCGGGCTGCGCGTCGCCGGGGGAGTGGGCGAAGGAATAGCCCAACTCCCCGCCACCGGTGACCGATTGCGCATCGAGCACCCCACCGGCTTCCTCGACATCGAGAGCGGTGTGACGTACGGCCCCGACGGCAGCCCCTCGGTGAGCCGCACCGCCGTCGTCCGTACCGCCCGCAAGATCTTCGACGGCACGGTCTTCCCCCGGCCGGCCGACCCCTCTTCCCGTTCCTAAGGAGTCACCGATGACCCCGCCGCTCGGCGACATCGCCCACCTCGGGCATGTCGAACTGCTCACCCCCGACCTCGACCGCAGCCTCTGGTTCTTCACCGAGATCCTGGGACTGACCGAGAACGGCCGCTCCGGCGGCTCGGTCCACCTGCGGACCTGGGACGACTACGAGCACCACAGCCTGACCCTCACCGCCCACCCCACCAACGGCATCCGCCGCACCGCCCTGCGCGCCTCCAGTGAGGAGGCCCTGCGACGCCGGGTCAAGGAGCTGGAGAACACCGGGCGCGCGGGCCGCTGGGTCGAGGACGAACCCGGCATCGGCCCGCTGTACGTCACCACCGATCCCGACGGCCACGAGGTCGCCCTGTACTGGGAGAGCGAGTGGTACGAGGCCCCGGCCGACCTCAGGCCGGGCCTGAAGAACCAGCCCCAGGCCAAGCCCGGCCACGGTGTGGGCGTACGCCGCCTCGACCATGTCAACTTCCTCGCCTCCGACGTCGGGGCGAACGCCGCCTTCACCCGCGAGGTCCTCGGCGCCCGCCCCACCGAACAGATCGTCCTCGACACCGGGAAGGTCGCCGCCCAGTGGCTGACCTTCACCAACAAGTCGTACGACGTCGTCTACACCGAGGACTGGACCGGCTCGCGCGGCCGTCTGCACCACATCGCGTTCGCCACCGACACCCGCGAGGACATCCTGCGGGCCGCCGATCTCTGCCTCGACCAGAGCGTGTTCATCGAGACGGGCCCGCACAAGCACGCCATCCAGCAGACGTTCTTCCTCTACGTCTACGAACCGGGCGGCAACCGCGTCGAACTGTGCAACCCGCTCACCCGGCTGGTGCTGGCCCCCGACTGGCCGCTCATCACCTGGACCCAGGCGGAGCGCGCCAAGGGCCAGGCGTGGGGTCTGAAGACCATCGAGTCGTTCCATACGCACGGCACCCCGCCGGTCGACTGACGGGTTCCGCTGACGGACGCCGCTCCGAGAGATGGTGAGCTTGATTGTCGCCAAGATGGTTGACAAAAGCGTTGACCCTCCCGGGGGCGGCTGCCTGGCGTCTGGCTCCCCCCGAGTTCATGGTCTTCATCGGCATCGCCTCCCTGCGCACCTTCCGCCCCCCGCAGAGCGCCCCCGAGAAGTCCCTGTCACCGACCGCCCGAACGCCGAGCGGAGGGCCGACCCGTGGATCCCGGCCGGCCCTCTCGCCATGCGGTGCGGCACGGAGGGTCGCGCTACGCCGCCTCCGCGCCGCCGGTCACGGACGGCCGCCCTGCACCGCCCCCTTGTCGAACGCCCGCCGCACCTGCTCCGCGATCACCGGGTACACCTCGCGAGCCTTGTCCTCGTCCGTGCTGTCGTAGCCGTGGTCGGCCCCGGCGACATCGTGGTGGCCGACCAGCGAGCCGGCCGTGCGGAGCCGGTCGGCGTAGGCCACGCCCTCCGCCTTGAGGAGGTCGTACTCGGCGGTGACGACGAAGGCCGGGGCGATGCCCTTGAGGTCGGCGGTGTCCGAGGGGTGCGCGGGCGAGGCGAGGCGGTCGGCGCGCTGCTTCGGGTCGGGGATGTACGCGCTGTCGAAGACGTCCGCCATCCACGGGCGCAGCATCGGCTTGGCGATGGCGGCCCGCTTGTCGCGGGCGCCGGTGGCGAGGTCGAGCGGCGGGTAGTGCAGGACCTGGAGGGCGATCGAGGGGCCGCCCTCCTCCAGGGCCTGGCGCGCCGCCGCGGCCGCGAGTCCGCCGCCGGCGCTCTGACCGCCCACCGAGAGCCGGCCGCCGTCCCAGCCGTGCTCGCCCCCGTGCTCGGCGGCCCACTTGACGACCTCGTAGGCCTGGCGGGGCGGGGCGGGGAAGGGGTGCTGCGGAGCGACCACGTAGTCCACGTTGAGCACGGCCACACCCGCCTCCACCGCTATGCACCGGCACAGGGGGTCGTCCAGCTCGATCTGCGGCATGACGTAGCCGCCGCCGTGGAAGTTGACGTGGACCGGCGGGGGAGCGCCCTCGGCGTCGGCGGGCAGATACAGCACGGCGCGGGCCGGGCCGAAGGCGGTGGGGACGGTCAACTCGCGGGTGGTGCAGACGTATTCGGGGAGACGGGCGAGCCAGGAGGCGGTGGAACCGCGTCCACTGGCTCGCCGGTTCGCCAGCGCTTGGAGGCGCTGCATCGCCGTGGCCGCGAAGGCGGCCACCGCCGGGCGGGCGAGAAAGGACATGGGAGGCTCCATTCGGTCCGAGGACGCTGCCCGAGCGATGAATTTACTTGAGTCAGGCAACAAGATGGTAAAGTAAGGCCCATGTCCCCATCACCGCTACCCTCCGACCCCGCCTCCCCGGAAGTGATCGAGATCGAGCGAGCCCTCACTCGCATCACCTACCTCAGCACCCGGGCCCGGGCGCACGAGCGCCTGATGAGCCTGGCGGGCGTACCGCTGGACCGTGCCGCCGTCGCCCTGCTGCGGCAGATCGCCGACTCCGAGCCGCTGCGCCCGGGGGAGCTGGCCAACCGACTCGGCGTCGAGGCCTCCCATGTCACCCGCCAGGTCCAGCAGCTCCAGAAGTCCGGCTACGTCACCCGCGTACCCGACCCGGACGACCGCCGCGCCCAGCGCATCGAGCTGACCTCCGTCGGTCAGGAGGCCATCGGCCGTATCCGCGAAGCGGGTGTCCGTGGGATGCAGATGGCGCTGTCCGACTGGTCGCCCGAGGAGCTCCAGCAGCTCGCCGGGCTCTTCCACCGGATGGTGGACGACTTCCTCGCCCACGCCAACGACCTCGTGGAGCAGGAGCCCACGGGCTCGGTCCAGGCCGGCTGACCGTCTCCGACGGCTCGCGCGAGCAGCCCCGGCCCGCCGCCCGGGCCGGGGCTCCGTGTTCGTCCGGGATCGTCAGGCGGAGTAACCGAGCTGCTTCCGTATGTACGGCGTCATCAGCGTCTTGGCCTTCGCGAGCGTGGAGGTGCGGGCGCCGAGCACGGCGATCTCGCCGCCCGGCACGGGGATCAGGGTGATTCCGTCGGCCGGGCCGAGGGGCACGATCAGCGGGGTCCGCTGGATCGGCCGGTAGAGGCGCGGTTCCTTGCGGTGTTTGCCCGAACTCCCCAGATAGGTGCGGATGTTGTGGGCGGCGATGTCCGCCTGGGCGATCGCGACGGGAGAGATCTTCAGCTCGGTGACGTCGTTCACGTCACCGACCGCGAACACGTCGAGCCGCCCGTCGACCCGCAGTGTCCGGTCGACCTTGATCTGCCCGGCGGCGTTCAGCCAATCCCCGTGCCCGGCCAGCCGCAGCCAGAGCGTGTTCGGCGTGGTGCCGGTGGCCCAGAAGGAGAGGTCGGCCTCGATGAGGTTGCCCCGGCCGTCCCGGTAGGTGCCGTAGTCGGCCCCGGGGGAGATGAACGAGTCCAGACGCACCTCCACGTCATGGGACTCCAGCCAGGTCAGGGCCCGCCGCCCGGCCCGCTTGCTGCCCGTGGAGTTGAGCAGCGTCGGCCCGGCGTGCGCGAGCGTGACCCGGGCGTCCGGCCGGGCCAGCCGGATCTCGGCGGCCAGCTCCACACCGCCCGGCCCGCCGCCGACGATCAGCACGTGCTCGGCTGCCGCCACGCTCTCCTGGTGCGCGGCGAACGTCTTGGCCGCCTCCTCGGTGGTCGTGCCCAGGAAACGGGCCGGCTCCGGGTAGTCCGCACCGGTCGCGATCACCACCACGTCGTACGGCAGCCGCTCGCCCGTGGCGAGCTTCACCTGCCGCTCACCGGTGTCGATGTCGATCGCCTTGCCCACCACCACACGGCCGTTGCGCAGCAGCCGGTCGTAGGGGATGAAGGGCGTCGTCGTCCATGCCTCGTGCACACCGGCACGGAGCGAGGCGATGCGGTGGAAGAAGACTTCTTTGCGGTCCACGAGGGTGACCCGTGCGACCTCGTCCAGCTGTTTGGCGAGGCGAATGCCCCCGTATCCGCCGCCGATCACGATTACTTCGCCGTCAAGCACACCGATTCTCCTGTGCTGTGTGGGGGGAGAGAATGATGAGCCTAACGCTTGAAACTTAAAGCTACGGGCGGGCTTTGTGCTTGTTGTGTGAAGCGACGACGGACGACACGAGTCACCGTCCCAGCGCTCCGCTGGTCGCACCAAGTCCCCTCAGGGCCTGCCTAGGCTGGTCCCGTGACCGACAACGACCGGCCCCTCGCCGTATTCGACCTGGACAACACCCTCGCCGACACCGCGCACCGGCAACGGTTCCTGGAGGTGAAGCCGCGCGACTGGGACGGGTTCTTCGCCGCAGCCCCGCAGGACCCGCCGCTCGCCGAGGGCATCGCGCTGGCGCGGGAGAGCGCCGAGGACTGCGAGGTCATGTATCTGACCGGGCGACCCGAGCGGTGCCGCCGCGACACCGTCGACTGGCTCGCCGCCCATGGCCTGCCCGAGGGGCGGATCTGGATGCGCCGCGACAACGACCGCAGGCCCGCCCGCCGCACCAAACTGGAGATCCTCCGCCGACTCGCCCGCGCCCGCGAGATCCGCGTCCTCGTCGACGACGACGAACTGGTCTGCGAGGACGCGGAGCGGGCGGGCTTCACGGTCGTACGGGCGCGCTGGGCCGCCGCCTCCGCCGCGCTGAAGGTGGCGCAGGAGCGGGAAGGGCGGACCTGAGCGCGCCCGGCGGGAACCGGTCTGTCCCGAGTGCTCGTCGCAGCCGGCCGGTCCCGAGTGCTCGTCGCAGCCGGTCAGCTCCGCGCTCGTCGCGGCCGTTCGGTCAGTCGCCGTCCTCCAGCCGGAAGCCGACCTTCATGCCGACCTGGTAGTGCGCGATCTGCCCGTTCTCGATGTGCCCCCGGACCTGCGTCACCTCGAACCAGTCCAGGTGGCGCAGCGTCTGGGCGGCGCGGGCGATGCCGTTGCGGACGGCGTGGTCGACGCTCTCGCCCGAACTGCCGACGATCTCGGTGACTCGGTAGGTGTGGTCGGACATGCGGGTTCTCCTTGTCGCGTGCTCCGCCGTGGCCGGTTCGCCACACGTCATTCCACGGTGCCTCAGAGTCCGACGGTCCGCGAGACGTCGGGTTTCCCGCCCCCGCCGCCCCTACCCGGCGGCGGGGGCGGAGAACCCGTCACGCCACTCTGCTCAACGACAGCGCGAACCGGCCCTCCCCGTCCGTCCACCAGTGGGACAACTCCAGCCCGGTGGCGGCAAGTTCGGCCCCCACGCCCTCCCTCCGGAACTTCGCGGACACCTCGGTCCGCAGCTCCTCACCGGCCCCGAAATCGACCGCTAGGTCCAGCGCGGGGATCTTCACGGTCTGGGCCGTACGGGACCGCAGCCGCATCTCGATCCACTCGCACTCGGCGTCCCAGAGGGCCACATGGTCGAAGGCGTCGGGGTCGAAGTCCGCCCCCAGCTCCCGGTCGACCACGTTCAGCACGTTCTTGTTGAACTCGGCCGTCACCCCGGCCGCGTCGTCGTACGCCGCGACCAGCACCGCCTCGTCCTTGACCAGGTCCGTGCCCAGCAGCAGCGCGTCACCGGGCGCCAGCAGCGCGCGGACGGCGCCCAGGAACGCGGCCCGCTCCACGGGCAGCAGATTGCCGATCGTGCCGCCGAGGAACGCCACCAGGCGCGGCCCCGGCGTCTCGGGCAGTTCCAGCCCGGCGGTGAAGTCGGCGATCAGGGCGTGCACGTTCAGCCCCGGCCGCTCGGCGATCAGCGCCTCACCCGCCTGCCGCAACGCGCTCTCGCTGACGTCGACCGGCACGTAGGTGTGCAGGTGGGGCATCGCGTCCAGCAGGTGCCGGGTCTTGTCGGAGGAGCCGGAACCCAGCTCCACCAGGGTCCGCGCACCGCTCGCCGCGGCGATCTCGCCCGCCCGGTCGACGAGGATCTCGCGCTCGGCGCGGGTCGGGTAGTACTCGGGCAACTCGGTGATCTTCTCGAACAGTTCACTGCCGCGGACGTCGTAGAACCACTTCGGCGGCAGCGTCTTCGGGGTGTGGGTCAGACCGTTCAGGACGTCGGCGCGCAGAGCCGCGTCGGTGGCGTCCTCGGGGAGGGTGCGGGTGAGGAGGAACGGGCTCACGCAGAAGGCTCCTTCGGCGGTACGGGGGCCGTGTCGTCGTCGTGCGGGCGGGTGTGTTCCTCCAGCTCCTTGAGCGGGGTGAGCAGGACGTCCGTACGGCTCGCCGCGAGCAGCGTCCGGTCGGGCACCTCCACCCAGTGGGGATCGTCGTCGTACGGCTCGGACGCCACGACCGTGCTGCGGCCGGGCTCGGCGAGATACCAGAGGGTGTCGCCCCAGGCTGTCGCGGCGATGGTGTCGCCGTTGGTGAGCAGCAGGTTGAGCCGGGACCCGGGGGCCGCCCGGGCGACCTCCAGAACCGTGTCGGCCAGCGCCTGGCTCTCATCGTCGCCGGCGCGCAGCCGGTTCAGGACCAGGGCCCACACGAGCGCGGAGTCGTTGCGGGCCTCCATCGACAGCACCTCGACGGCGGGCAGTTCGGCGGCGAGCGGCGCCAGGGACCGGGGCCACCCGGCGACCGCCCCGTTGTGGCTGAACAGCCAGGGCCCGGCGGCGTACGGCGCCGCAGCGGCCTCGTTGTCCGCCCCCGGCACCGTGGCGTCCCGCACGGCGGCGAGCAGCGCCCCCGTACGGACCACCCGGGCGAGGTCCGTGAAGGACAGGTCGCCCCAGATGGGCCCGGAACGCCGGTACCGCCCCGGCACCGCGTCCCCCTCGGCGTACCAACCGACCCCGAAACCATCGGCGTTGACCGTCCCGTACCGCTGCCGCCGGGGCGCCCACGACTGCCGGAACAGACTGTGCGGCGGGTCCACGAGGACCCTGCCCAGCGGCGACTCCGGGCCCAGGAAAGCGATATGACGACACATCAGACGACCTCCGGAGAAGCGTCCCGGGCCGTGCGGAACCCGCTGAAGATCTGCCGCCGGATCGGATAGTCCCAGTTGCGGAACGTCCCCCGGCACGCCACCTGGTCCACGGCGAACGAACCACCGCGCAGCACCTTGTGCTCGGGGCCGAAGAACACCTCCGAGTACTCCTTGTACGGGAACGCCGTGAACCCCGGGTAGGGCAGGAAGTCGCTCGCCGTCCACTCCCACACATCACCGATCAACTGCCGTACACCGAGCGGCGATTCGCCCGCCGGACAGCTGCCGATGGGCGCCGGACGCAGATGCCGCTGTCCCAGGTTGGCGTGCTCGGGCGTCGGGTCGGCGTCGCCCCACGGGTAGCGGGTCGAGCGGCCGGTGACCGGGTCGTGCCGGGCGGCCTTCTCCCACTCGGCCTCCGTGGGCAGCCGGCGCCCCGCCCAGCGGGCGTACGCGTCGGCCTCGTACCAGCACACGTGCAGCACCGGCTCGTCGGCCGGTACGACCTCGGTGACGCCGAAGCGCCGCCGCAGCCACTGCCGGCCGTCGCGCCGCCAGAACAGCGGCGCGTGGATGCCGTGCGCACGGATGTGGTCCCAGCCCTCGGCCGTCCACCAGCGTTCGTCGTCGTAGCCGCCGTCGTCGATGAACGCCTGGTACGCGCCGTTCGTCACCGGTGTGGTGTCGATGTGGAACGCGGGGATGATCCGCCGGTGCGCGGGCCGCTCGTTGTCCAGCGCCCACGGCTCGGTCGAGGTGCCCATCACGAACTCCCCGCCGGGCACCAGGACTTCGGCGGGTCCCGTGAACAACGGGACGGGCTCGGGGTCCGGCGCCGACAGCACGGCGGGCCCCTTGCGGAGCTGATGGGTGATCAGCATCGTCTCGTCATGCTGCTGTTCGTGCTGGGCGATCATGCCGAAGGCGAAGCCCGCGTCGGTGAGCCGGGTGCCGTGGAAGTCGGC from Streptomyces sp. DSM 40750 includes these protein-coding regions:
- a CDS encoding NAD(P)/FAD-dependent oxidoreductase, which gives rise to MLDGEVIVIGGGYGGIRLAKQLDEVARVTLVDRKEVFFHRIASLRAGVHEAWTTTPFIPYDRLLRNGRVVVGKAIDIDTGERQVKLATGERLPYDVVVIATGADYPEPARFLGTTTEEAAKTFAAHQESVAAAEHVLIVGGGPGGVELAAEIRLARPDARVTLAHAGPTLLNSTGSKRAGRRALTWLESHDVEVRLDSFISPGADYGTYRDGRGNLIEADLSFWATGTTPNTLWLRLAGHGDWLNAAGQIKVDRTLRVDGRLDVFAVGDVNDVTELKISPVAIAQADIAAHNIRTYLGSSGKHRKEPRLYRPIQRTPLIVPLGPADGITLIPVPGGEIAVLGARTSTLAKAKTLMTPYIRKQLGYSA
- a CDS encoding 4-oxalomesaconate tautomerase codes for the protein MLLRGGTSKGAYFLAEDLPADPAARDDLLLRVMGSPDPRQIDGLGGAHPLTSKVAVVSASADPEADIDYLFLQVGVEKPEVSHRQNCGNLLAGVGPFAVERGLVTAGEPETSVRIRMLNSGDLAVAGFPTPGGRIAVTGDAEISGVPGTAAPVVIEFPRRGSPLLPTGNARDVVAGMEVTCVDNGMPTVLIPATALEVTGYEAPKDLEEDPALAGRLREIRLAAGRLMGLGDVEHTTVPKLSLLAPPRNGGAVTTRTFIPVRCHTSIGVLGAASVAAGLRVAGGVGEGIAQLPATGDRLRIEHPTGFLDIESGVTYGPDGSPSVSRTAVVRTARKIFDGTVFPRPADPSSRS
- a CDS encoding phosphatase domain-containing protein; the encoded protein is MTDNDRPLAVFDLDNTLADTAHRQRFLEVKPRDWDGFFAAAPQDPPLAEGIALARESAEDCEVMYLTGRPERCRRDTVDWLAAHGLPEGRIWMRRDNDRRPARRTKLEILRRLARAREIRVLVDDDELVCEDAERAGFTVVRARWAAASAALKVAQEREGRT
- a CDS encoding MarR family winged helix-turn-helix transcriptional regulator; this encodes MSPSPLPSDPASPEVIEIERALTRITYLSTRARAHERLMSLAGVPLDRAAVALLRQIADSEPLRPGELANRLGVEASHVTRQVQQLQKSGYVTRVPDPDDRRAQRIELTSVGQEAIGRIREAGVRGMQMALSDWSPEELQQLAGLFHRMVDDFLAHANDLVEQEPTGSVQAG
- the egtB gene encoding ergothioneine biosynthesis protein EgtB, translated to MTAPETPAPTTDADPDILRERALAALTTARARTALLTTAVDEPDLTAQHSPLMSPLVWDLAHIGNQEELWLLRNVAGREAMRPEIDGLYDAFEHPRAERPSLPLLAPEEARQYLREVRGRALDVLESADFHGTRLTDAGFAFGMIAQHEQQHDETMLITHQLRKGPAVLSAPDPEPVPLFTGPAEVLVPGGEFVMGTSTEPWALDNERPAHRRIIPAFHIDTTPVTNGAYQAFIDDGGYDDERWWTAEGWDHIRAHGIHAPLFWRRDGRQWLRRRFGVTEVVPADEPVLHVCWYEADAYARWAGRRLPTEAEWEKAARHDPVTGRSTRYPWGDADPTPEHANLGQRHLRPAPIGSCPAGESPLGVRQLIGDVWEWTASDFLPYPGFTAFPYKEYSEVFFGPEHKVLRGGSFAVDQVACRGTFRNWDYPIRRQIFSGFRTARDASPEVV
- a CDS encoding alpha/beta hydrolase yields the protein MSFLARPAVAAFAATAMQRLQALANRRASGRGSTASWLARLPEYVCTTRELTVPTAFGPARAVLYLPADAEGAPPPVHVNFHGGGYVMPQIELDDPLCRCIAVEAGVAVLNVDYVVAPQHPFPAPPRQAYEVVKWAAEHGGEHGWDGGRLSVGGQSAGGGLAAAAARQALEEGGPSIALQVLHYPPLDLATGARDKRAAIAKPMLRPWMADVFDSAYIPDPKQRADRLASPAHPSDTADLKGIAPAFVVTAEYDLLKAEGVAYADRLRTAGSLVGHHDVAGADHGYDSTDEDKAREVYPVIAEQVRRAFDKGAVQGGRP
- the egtC gene encoding ergothioneine biosynthesis protein EgtC, with the protein product MCRHIAFLGPESPLGRVLVDPPHSLFRQSWAPRRQRYGTVNADGFGVGWYAEGDAVPGRYRRSGPIWGDLSFTDLARVVRTGALLAAVRDATVPGADNEAAAAPYAAGPWLFSHNGAVAGWPRSLAPLAAELPAVEVLSMEARNDSALVWALVLNRLRAGDDESQALADTVLEVARAAPGSRLNLLLTNGDTIAATAWGDTLWYLAEPGRSTVVASEPYDDDPHWVEVPDRTLLAASRTDVLLTPLKELEEHTRPHDDDTAPVPPKEPSA
- a CDS encoding catechol 2,3-dioxygenase → MTPPLGDIAHLGHVELLTPDLDRSLWFFTEILGLTENGRSGGSVHLRTWDDYEHHSLTLTAHPTNGIRRTALRASSEEALRRRVKELENTGRAGRWVEDEPGIGPLYVTTDPDGHEVALYWESEWYEAPADLRPGLKNQPQAKPGHGVGVRRLDHVNFLASDVGANAAFTREVLGARPTEQIVLDTGKVAAQWLTFTNKSYDVVYTEDWTGSRGRLHHIAFATDTREDILRAADLCLDQSVFIETGPHKHAIQQTFFLYVYEPGGNRVELCNPLTRLVLAPDWPLITWTQAERAKGQAWGLKTIESFHTHGTPPVD
- a CDS encoding dodecin, giving the protein MSDHTYRVTEIVGSSGESVDHAVRNGIARAAQTLRHLDWFEVTQVRGHIENGQIAHYQVGMKVGFRLEDGD
- the egtD gene encoding L-histidine N(alpha)-methyltransferase, which gives rise to MSPFLLTRTLPEDATDAALRADVLNGLTHTPKTLPPKWFYDVRGSELFEKITELPEYYPTRAEREILVDRAGEIAAASGARTLVELGSGSSDKTRHLLDAMPHLHTYVPVDVSESALRQAGEALIAERPGLNVHALIADFTAGLELPETPGPRLVAFLGGTIGNLLPVERAAFLGAVRALLAPGDALLLGTDLVKDEAVLVAAYDDAAGVTAEFNKNVLNVVDRELGADFDPDAFDHVALWDAECEWIEMRLRSRTAQTVKIPALDLAVDFGAGEELRTEVSAKFRREGVGAELAATGLELSHWWTDGEGRFALSLSRVA